The following proteins are co-located in the Acinetobacter sp. NCu2D-2 genome:
- a CDS encoding serine hydrolase domain-containing protein: protein MQPIKDYIFAAKDHYSGHVDPRFKDLATQFSRFQDARRHLGGAALCIYFQNQKVVDIYTGQKSTTEKWQHDTLSVCYSTGKGVLATLAHILVSEGQLDYDVPVAKYWPEFAQNGKDKITLAHMLSHQSGLFDIRNLIDNAAEMVDWSHMLDVIAQAKPRFDVGADAAYQPLTFGWQIAGVLEKATGQSLSTLMQKYLVDPLALDGAYFGVPDTALARVARPIRKKKNTTTAKDFAKQNRARKPSLMEKAIELSGQSPQDFQDAMIPKGMSKFNMFSDAGLQAVIPAANGVFSASSLAKIYAMLAQRGNFEHKQFISDEVFNRLSQVQYTKRDRVMPLPMHWRLGYHRVLTLGKASNGFGHIGFNGSGAWCDPERGLSFAYTHNFPTGSLTGDYRLWGLTQETLRCVDNILKGRKGWF, encoded by the coding sequence ATGCAACCAATTAAAGATTATATATTTGCAGCCAAAGATCATTATTCAGGACATGTTGACCCGCGGTTTAAGGATTTGGCAACTCAGTTTAGTCGCTTTCAGGATGCACGTCGTCATTTAGGTGGGGCAGCTTTATGTATCTATTTTCAAAATCAGAAAGTAGTTGATATTTATACAGGGCAAAAATCGACCACTGAAAAATGGCAACACGATACCTTGTCAGTATGCTATTCGACGGGTAAAGGTGTGTTGGCGACATTGGCTCATATTTTAGTGAGCGAAGGTCAGTTGGACTATGATGTTCCTGTAGCGAAATATTGGCCTGAGTTTGCTCAAAATGGCAAAGATAAAATTACCTTAGCGCATATGCTCAGTCATCAAAGTGGATTATTTGATATTCGTAATCTCATTGATAATGCCGCAGAGATGGTTGATTGGTCGCATATGCTTGATGTAATCGCACAAGCCAAACCACGCTTTGATGTAGGAGCGGATGCTGCATACCAACCTTTGACCTTTGGTTGGCAAATTGCTGGGGTTTTAGAAAAAGCGACAGGGCAAAGTTTATCTACTTTAATGCAAAAATATTTGGTTGACCCTCTAGCCCTAGATGGGGCTTATTTTGGCGTGCCTGATACCGCGTTAGCTCGAGTAGCTCGACCAATACGAAAAAAGAAAAATACAACAACAGCTAAAGATTTTGCAAAGCAAAATAGAGCACGTAAGCCAAGCTTGATGGAAAAGGCAATAGAATTGAGTGGTCAGAGTCCACAAGATTTCCAAGATGCCATGATTCCCAAAGGTATGAGCAAGTTTAATATGTTCAGTGACGCAGGTTTACAAGCAGTCATTCCTGCGGCGAATGGCGTATTTAGCGCGTCAAGTTTAGCTAAAATTTATGCCATGCTGGCTCAGCGAGGAAACTTTGAGCATAAACAATTTATATCAGATGAAGTCTTTAATCGTTTAAGTCAGGTTCAATACACCAAACGTGATCGAGTTATGCCTTTGCCGATGCATTGGCGCTTGGGTTATCACCGAGTTCTGACGCTAGGTAAAGCATCAAATGGTTTTGGTCACATTGGTTTTAATGGATCAGGTGCTTGGTGTGATCCTGAGCGTGGTTTAAGTTTTGCTTATACGCATAATTTCCCAACAGGTTCTTTAACTGGAGATTATCGTTTATGGGGTTTAACTCAAGAAACCTTACGCTGTGTGGATAATATTTTGAAAGGGCGTAAGGGGTGGTTTTGA
- the dnaX gene encoding DNA polymerase III subunit gamma/tau, whose amino-acid sequence MYQVLARKYRPRNFNELVGQNHVSRALTSALERGRLHHAYLFTGTRGVGKTTIARILAKCLNCETGVTSTPCEVCPTCRAVNEGRFIDLIEIDAASRTKVEDTRELLDNVPYAPTQGRFKVYLIDEVHMLSTHSFNALLKTLEEPPEHVKFLFATTDPQKLPITVISRCLQFTLRPLAVDEITEHLTHILGLESIQANQDAIWQIAESAQGSLRDALSLTDQAIAYGQGEIQHQDVKDMLGLIDRTIIYDLILAIHQNQKSRVSELLLQFRQQALDVSLVLDQLISTLHELALLQYLPDLSLKYSAEINQKIMQLSGLISAQDLQLYYQIACKGRADLQLAVTQEQGFEMTVLRLLAFRPLQANEIPQNRVIAQQPVVEQAQTTQQSGAPVVETQQQATVQPVIEEFPLHDDYASDDEFNNQSAQSHINEPSSDDFIDEEIQSAEQTLEAQTNTFAESAEIQPSNNQDQIVFDPNADAGLFGFDDIPQESAQVVEEPSSDDFLLAEYLPEEAQPQVTVEQPELAQEQISSVEQSQASVVPAQVAQQSHESLMPQDILQIPEQVLEGEWTVEKWEYWFRNSQLSPAVQELAQYGVMTGTINAESVFHVPEQYQQLLTQLQHNLEAALKEQWPQTHFHVKFEDVAQLTPYQMQHERKARAYQRAEQLLNAEPAVQDLLQQFDGELQNIQLK is encoded by the coding sequence ATGTATCAAGTACTTGCGCGAAAATATCGTCCTCGTAATTTTAATGAATTGGTGGGTCAAAACCACGTCTCACGTGCCTTAACCAGCGCGCTCGAACGCGGACGTTTGCACCATGCTTATTTGTTTACGGGTACACGTGGTGTAGGTAAAACCACGATTGCACGTATTTTGGCGAAGTGCTTGAACTGTGAAACAGGTGTGACCTCAACACCATGTGAAGTTTGTCCAACATGTCGCGCGGTAAATGAAGGTCGTTTCATTGATTTAATCGAAATCGATGCTGCATCACGTACTAAAGTCGAAGATACACGTGAACTTTTGGACAATGTGCCTTATGCGCCAACACAAGGTCGCTTTAAGGTTTACTTGATCGATGAAGTGCATATGCTTTCTACGCATTCTTTCAATGCATTACTCAAGACATTGGAAGAACCGCCTGAGCATGTCAAATTCCTTTTTGCAACAACTGATCCACAGAAGCTTCCCATTACGGTAATCTCACGCTGTTTACAATTTACGCTTCGTCCTCTTGCAGTCGATGAAATTACCGAGCATCTCACGCATATTCTAGGTCTTGAAAGTATTCAGGCCAATCAAGATGCGATTTGGCAAATTGCAGAATCCGCTCAAGGTTCACTTCGTGATGCATTATCACTGACTGACCAAGCAATTGCGTATGGTCAGGGTGAAATTCAGCATCAAGATGTGAAAGACATGCTGGGATTGATCGACCGAACTATTATTTATGATTTAATTTTAGCGATTCATCAAAACCAGAAATCACGTGTCAGTGAGTTACTTTTACAATTCCGTCAGCAGGCTTTAGATGTGTCTTTGGTGCTTGATCAATTGATCTCGACATTGCATGAATTGGCATTATTGCAATACTTGCCAGATTTAAGCTTGAAATATAGTGCTGAAATTAATCAGAAAATCATGCAATTGTCGGGCTTAATCTCAGCGCAAGATTTGCAGTTGTATTACCAGATTGCATGTAAAGGTCGTGCGGATTTACAGCTTGCGGTAACACAAGAGCAAGGTTTTGAAATGACAGTGCTGCGTTTGCTTGCATTCCGTCCTTTACAAGCCAATGAAATTCCACAGAATCGTGTAATAGCTCAACAGCCTGTAGTTGAACAAGCTCAAACGACCCAACAGTCAGGTGCTCCTGTAGTAGAAACTCAGCAGCAAGCCACTGTTCAACCTGTAATTGAAGAATTTCCTCTCCATGATGATTATGCATCGGACGATGAATTTAATAATCAATCTGCGCAATCTCATATTAATGAGCCATCATCAGATGATTTTATTGATGAAGAAATTCAGTCAGCAGAACAAACACTAGAAGCTCAAACCAATACATTTGCTGAATCAGCTGAGATTCAACCATCTAATAATCAAGATCAAATCGTTTTTGATCCAAATGCAGATGCTGGATTATTTGGTTTTGATGACATTCCACAAGAGTCAGCACAAGTCGTAGAAGAACCTTCTTCAGATGATTTCTTATTGGCAGAGTATTTGCCTGAAGAAGCTCAACCACAGGTAACAGTAGAACAGCCTGAACTAGCTCAAGAGCAAATCTCGTCTGTTGAACAGTCCCAAGCAAGTGTAGTGCCTGCTCAAGTAGCACAACAATCCCATGAATCTTTAATGCCACAAGATATTCTTCAAATTCCTGAGCAGGTTTTAGAAGGTGAATGGACAGTAGAAAAATGGGAATATTGGTTCCGTAATAGTCAATTGTCACCAGCGGTACAAGAGCTGGCACAATATGGCGTAATGACAGGAACGATTAATGCAGAATCCGTGTTCCATGTGCCTGAGCAGTATCAGCAGCTTTTAACGCAGTTACAGCATAATTTGGAAGCAGCGCTGAAAGAACAATGGCCTCAGACACATTTCCATGTCAAATTTGAAGATGTCGCACAGCTTACACCGTATCAAATGCAACATGAGCGTAAAGCACGCGCTTATCAACGTGCTGAGCAGTTGTTAAATGCTGAGCCTGCTGTACAGGACTTGCTTCAACAATTTGATGGTGAATTGCAAAATATTCAGCTTAAATAA
- a CDS encoding iron-containing alcohol dehydrogenase has translation MNRFQFQTVPNIISGLGTIEELKAIILNECFKHVLLVTDQGLIDQGLHQTILNIFKDCQINYAIYSDVVADPSDQIILNAVAFSRQEHIDAVIGFGGGSSLDVAKLIAILSHPEQTQSLADLYGVNQARAPRLPLILIPTTAGTGSEVTPISIVTTGETTKTGIVSPILFADTTILDATFTQKLPRHITAATGIDAMVHAIEAYTSKIKKNPYSDMLAKQALRLLNANLPKVLADGSDLDARQNMLVGSMLAGQAFANAPVGAVHALAYPLGGHFHISHGHSNAMVLTEVLKFNAPVAKALYAELMTWLDPRSKGCHDGLTDLFIDHFNNHLTLSQLDLKLSAFAIPEHMLTIMAEDAMKQTRLLQNNPREMQLEDAYNIYQAIYA, from the coding sequence ATGAATCGATTTCAGTTCCAAACCGTTCCCAATATTATTTCTGGGTTGGGAACAATCGAAGAACTCAAAGCTATTATTTTAAATGAGTGCTTTAAGCATGTTTTATTGGTCACAGATCAAGGTCTGATTGATCAAGGTTTGCACCAAACAATTCTTAATATTTTTAAAGATTGTCAGATTAATTACGCGATTTATTCTGATGTCGTTGCAGATCCTAGCGATCAAATCATTCTAAATGCGGTTGCTTTTAGCCGACAAGAACATATTGATGCAGTCATCGGTTTTGGCGGTGGCAGTTCCCTCGATGTCGCGAAGTTAATTGCGATATTAAGTCATCCTGAACAAACACAATCCTTGGCAGATTTATATGGTGTTAATCAAGCACGTGCACCACGTTTGCCATTAATTTTGATTCCTACCACAGCAGGCACAGGTTCAGAAGTCACGCCTATTTCGATTGTCACTACAGGTGAAACCACCAAAACAGGCATTGTTTCTCCAATTTTATTTGCAGACACCACTATTTTAGATGCGACATTTACCCAGAAATTACCACGACACATTACCGCTGCCACAGGGATTGATGCGATGGTACATGCCATTGAAGCCTACACCTCAAAAATCAAAAAGAACCCCTACTCAGATATGTTGGCAAAACAGGCATTGCGTTTACTCAATGCCAATTTACCTAAAGTCTTAGCAGATGGTTCAGATTTAGATGCTCGGCAGAACATGCTAGTCGGTTCTATGCTCGCAGGACAAGCATTTGCTAATGCACCGGTTGGTGCTGTACATGCACTCGCCTATCCGCTTGGCGGACATTTTCATATTTCACACGGACATAGCAATGCGATGGTCTTAACCGAGGTGTTAAAATTTAATGCCCCTGTCGCTAAAGCCTTATATGCCGAACTGATGACGTGGTTAGATCCTCGCAGTAAAGGCTGCCATGATGGTTTAACCGACTTATTTATCGATCACTTTAATAATCATCTCACCTTAAGTCAGCTTGATCTTAAACTCAGTGCATTTGCTATTCCTGAACATATGCTCACTATCATGGCTGAAGATGCGATGAAACAAACACGCTTATTACAAAATAATCCACGCGAAATGCAACTTGAAGATGCCTATAACATCTATCAAGCAATCTATGCCTAA
- the murB gene encoding UDP-N-acetylmuramate dehydrogenase — translation MHIETQVQLKPFNTLNLDAVASHYTQIKNTDDLVEAIRFAEQERLNLLILSGGSNMLLPEQIHALVIHMDIQGIELLDDNDEYQRLRVGAGQVWHDFVLWTTAHQFYGLQNLALIPGLVGASPVQNIGAYGVEVGEFIDLVEVYDRQLKCFSSIQAADCDFAYRHSIFKDDPNRYVITHVVFKLLKQAVLKLNYGDLKNAVGDEQTPENLQQQVIHIRQSKLPNPKEYPNVGSFFKNPVVDQQVFDSIEQKFPQLPHYPQPNNQVKMAAGWLIDQSGWKGKQLGKVGMFHKQALVLVNYADASLKDVRATYRAVQHDVFEKFNIALEPEPVLFNEQGLIHSHQDN, via the coding sequence ATGCATATCGAAACACAGGTTCAACTTAAACCCTTTAATACGTTGAATTTGGATGCAGTTGCATCGCACTATACACAAATTAAAAATACTGATGACTTAGTTGAAGCCATTCGTTTTGCAGAGCAAGAGCGACTTAATCTGCTTATTTTATCGGGTGGCAGTAATATGCTACTGCCTGAACAGATTCATGCGCTTGTTATACACATGGATATTCAAGGCATTGAGTTGCTTGATGACAATGATGAGTATCAACGTCTACGTGTCGGTGCAGGTCAGGTTTGGCATGACTTCGTGCTTTGGACAACGGCACATCAATTCTACGGATTACAAAATTTAGCTTTAATTCCGGGCTTAGTCGGAGCCTCTCCTGTACAAAATATCGGTGCCTATGGCGTTGAAGTCGGTGAGTTCATCGATCTTGTAGAGGTCTATGATCGACAGTTGAAGTGCTTTAGTTCGATTCAGGCTGCTGACTGTGACTTTGCTTATCGTCATAGTATTTTTAAAGACGACCCAAATCGTTATGTGATCACTCATGTCGTATTTAAATTGCTGAAACAAGCGGTGTTAAAACTCAATTATGGTGATTTAAAAAATGCAGTGGGGGATGAACAAACTCCTGAAAACCTGCAACAACAAGTGATTCATATTCGCCAGTCTAAACTGCCGAATCCAAAGGAATATCCGAATGTAGGAAGTTTCTTTAAAAATCCTGTTGTCGATCAGCAGGTATTTGACTCAATTGAACAAAAGTTCCCGCAATTACCTCATTACCCGCAGCCAAACAATCAAGTTAAGATGGCGGCTGGCTGGTTGATTGATCAAAGTGGCTGGAAAGGTAAACAGTTGGGTAAAGTGGGCATGTTCCATAAGCAGGCTTTAGTCTTGGTGAACTATGCTGATGCATCATTAAAAGATGTACGTGCTACTTATAGAGCGGTTCAGCATGATGTCTTTGAAAAATTTAATATTGCCTTGGAACCTGAACCTGTTTTATTTAATGAACAAGGCTTGATTCATTCACATCAGGATAACTAA
- a CDS encoding MaoC family dehydratase, producing MNTRHFSQLPKPYLAYPKVIQGLIIKKPKGEKVLPQVEYVVDSLKVDVKHLKSYNEVCGFKNNGYIPAIYLTVLSQSLQMHMMTSEAFPFPILGLVHIRNQIKQYRKIGVNEQLTLSCKFGELQPHEKGVQFDFITTVKVGNEVVVEALTTYLSRQKSDAKAAAKSADSKVPNYEVNAEWDVSENTGRRYALTSGDFNLIHIHAITAKAFGFKQAIAHGMWSKARALASLSLPDAYEADVWFKLPMYLPSKVQFVTAVSGKDTDFLIRNSKSQKPHVSGCVKEI from the coding sequence ATGAATACACGCCATTTTAGTCAACTTCCAAAACCCTATCTTGCTTATCCAAAAGTGATTCAAGGTTTGATTATCAAAAAACCGAAAGGTGAAAAAGTTTTGCCGCAAGTTGAATATGTGGTGGATTCACTTAAAGTGGATGTAAAGCATTTAAAAAGCTATAACGAAGTGTGTGGCTTTAAAAATAATGGTTATATTCCTGCAATTTATTTAACTGTTTTATCACAAAGTTTACAGATGCACATGATGACATCTGAAGCATTTCCATTTCCAATTTTAGGTTTGGTACATATTCGTAACCAAATCAAACAATACCGTAAAATTGGTGTCAATGAACAACTGACCTTGTCATGTAAGTTTGGTGAATTACAGCCGCATGAAAAAGGCGTTCAATTTGACTTTATTACTACAGTCAAAGTGGGGAATGAGGTTGTCGTTGAAGCTTTAACGACTTATTTGTCGCGTCAGAAATCTGATGCTAAAGCGGCTGCTAAATCTGCGGATAGCAAAGTACCGAATTATGAAGTCAATGCAGAATGGGATGTCTCTGAAAATACAGGGCGTCGTTATGCATTAACATCAGGTGATTTTAACTTGATTCATATTCATGCAATTACTGCAAAAGCATTTGGCTTTAAACAAGCGATTGCGCATGGTATGTGGAGCAAAGCACGTGCATTGGCAAGCTTAAGTTTACCGGATGCTTATGAAGCGGATGTTTGGTTTAAATTGCCGATGTATTTACCTTCGAAAGTTCAATTTGTGACGGCAGTTTCAGGCAAAGATACCGACTTCCTGATTCGAAATAGTAAATCGCAAAAACCACATGTTTCTGGTTGCGTCAAAGAAATCTAA
- a CDS encoding low molecular weight protein-tyrosine-phosphatase, with protein MSSQTPYKVLCVCLGNICRSPTAEVVLRHYCDKYQLNVMVDSAGTSNYHPNKAPDLRSQKHALKRGYDLSALRARQLNIQDFIDFDLILAMDHENLADILSLEKKAKQALGHTRAKVALMSEHDTQYPKQALPDPYYGGEAGFERVLDQCESSSLAWAQYIKQNLLKV; from the coding sequence ATGTCATCTCAAACGCCATATAAGGTGTTGTGTGTATGTCTAGGAAATATTTGTCGTTCTCCCACGGCAGAAGTTGTACTCAGACATTATTGTGACAAATATCAACTCAATGTCATGGTCGACTCAGCAGGAACAAGTAATTATCATCCCAATAAAGCACCTGATCTACGCAGTCAAAAACATGCGTTAAAACGTGGCTATGATTTGTCTGCGTTACGTGCAAGACAGTTGAATATTCAGGACTTTATTGATTTTGATTTGATCCTTGCGATGGATCATGAAAACTTAGCCGATATTTTATCGCTTGAGAAAAAAGCCAAGCAGGCATTGGGGCATACACGTGCCAAAGTTGCACTGATGAGTGAGCATGATACTCAATATCCTAAGCAAGCGTTGCCAGATCCTTATTATGGTGGTGAAGCAGGCTTTGAACGTGTCCTTGATCAATGTGAATCAAGCAGTTTAGCTTGGGCTCAATACATTAAACAGAATTTGCTAAAGGTTTAA
- a CDS encoding acyl-CoA thioesterase, translating into MKNAIKQRQQYNFFLPIQTRWADNDMFGHVNNVTYYSYFDTAANALLIEKAGFKPQYSPSIGLVVSSNCQFNQELSYPEIIEVGVAIQKLGQSSITYDLAIFKLGHDDAAAQGNFVHVFVDRTTRKSTAISNEMRSALEDFLAD; encoded by the coding sequence ATGAAAAATGCCATTAAACAGCGTCAGCAATATAACTTCTTTTTACCCATTCAGACTCGTTGGGCAGATAACGATATGTTTGGGCACGTGAATAATGTCACTTACTATAGTTATTTTGATACCGCCGCAAACGCACTCTTAATTGAAAAGGCAGGCTTTAAGCCACAATATTCACCGAGTATAGGTTTAGTGGTCAGTTCAAACTGTCAATTTAATCAGGAATTGTCATATCCTGAAATTATTGAAGTGGGGGTGGCCATTCAAAAACTTGGTCAGTCATCCATCACTTATGATCTTGCGATATTTAAACTTGGACATGACGATGCCGCAGCACAAGGTAATTTTGTTCATGTATTTGTAGACCGCACGACAAGAAAAAGCACCGCGATCTCGAACGAAATGCGCAGTGCTTTAGAGGATTTTTTAGCTGACTAA
- a CDS encoding YdcF family protein, with the protein MRKTHWMVRLVQSISVLFVLLGCFLVFLYSPFYSDLIVKGLNKFVPFEVNQVAAQSQKQAALSENENLEPGSDLWIARQAYLKMMDEDITQHSSEHITLIQARYKILQAQILKEQRDELEEKAQAEQDMTQVPMLAKTIQETNNDPARGVGALLNWDSSENKERIDQYTEFLMTHEIPEEVELPASSEVIDEPAYLQTTTSNEKSKSASKPYAIVVLGGGLTLHENGQDIIVNEYTRLRLEKTLAVEKQYKLPIVLSGVEAPYMQRWLKAHDVDAKLLEDRSMNTCENTRFSSLLLQKKGGAPTVILITDRYHMPRTRRLFALNGIQTIPVEAPMPSALTTWRPSVKNYDHSRRANYEMLATIRDMWFGSSDCREVP; encoded by the coding sequence ATGAGAAAAACTCATTGGATGGTGCGCTTAGTACAAAGCATTTCGGTGCTGTTTGTATTACTCGGCTGTTTTTTGGTTTTTCTCTATTCGCCGTTTTATTCGGATTTGATTGTCAAAGGTTTAAATAAATTTGTACCTTTTGAAGTCAATCAAGTTGCAGCACAGAGTCAGAAACAGGCTGCATTGAGTGAAAACGAAAATTTGGAACCGGGCTCTGATTTGTGGATTGCGCGCCAAGCTTATTTAAAAATGATGGACGAGGATATTACGCAACATAGTTCGGAACATATCACACTCATTCAAGCACGCTATAAAATTCTTCAAGCACAAATTCTAAAAGAACAGCGTGATGAACTTGAAGAAAAAGCCCAAGCTGAACAAGATATGACGCAAGTTCCGATGTTGGCGAAAACGATTCAGGAGACCAATAATGATCCTGCTCGCGGTGTAGGGGCATTATTGAATTGGGACAGTTCAGAGAATAAAGAACGTATTGATCAATATACCGAATTCTTGATGACCCATGAAATTCCTGAAGAAGTAGAATTGCCTGCAAGTTCTGAGGTGATTGATGAACCTGCGTATTTACAAACCACTACATCGAATGAAAAATCAAAATCAGCGTCCAAGCCATATGCAATCGTCGTTTTGGGCGGCGGCTTGACCTTGCATGAAAATGGTCAAGATATTATTGTTAATGAATATACGCGTTTAAGATTGGAAAAAACGCTTGCAGTTGAAAAGCAATATAAATTACCGATTGTTTTAAGTGGTGTTGAAGCACCGTATATGCAACGCTGGTTAAAAGCACACGATGTTGATGCGAAACTACTTGAAGACCGCAGTATGAATACCTGTGAAAACACGCGTTTTAGTTCGTTGTTATTGCAGAAAAAGGGCGGTGCACCTACCGTGATTCTCATTACAGATCGCTATCATATGCCACGGACTCGCCGTCTTTTTGCTTTAAATGGTATTCAAACGATTCCTGTTGAAGCACCTATGCCGAGTGCATTGACCACATGGCGACCAAGTGTGAAAAATTATGATCATAGTCGCCGTGCAAATTATGAAATGTTAGCCACCATTCGTGACATGTGGTTTGGCTCGAGTGATTGTCGCGAGGTGCCATAG
- a CDS encoding 3-oxoacyl-ACP reductase has translation MTDQYQTFAKSPIGKFVIKNLGLPSPTSLDRFDSATPVVKGAVLLGAAPTSSLTAAISQVLSNVHANSYAGNNAELQQAAAQAGLNLSAFNSGDKESKFKVVIFDASGIQDSEQLKSLYEFFNPIARQIQASGRVVVVGTTPESAKTVKQAIAQRALEGFVKSVGKEFKKGIAANLIYVDAGAEANLESALRFSISPRSAYVSGQVIRVSKADTVDVDWTKPLAGKTAVVTGASRGIGEAIAHILARDGAHVICLDVPQQQADLDRVASEIGGSTLGIDITAADAGQKIKEAAAAKGGLDIIVHNAGITRDKTLANMKPELWDLVININLSAIERVNDYLLSNDGLNANGRIVCVSSISGIAGNLGQTNYAASKAGVIGIVKFTAPTLKNGITINAVAPGFIETQMTAAIPFAIREAGRRMNSMSQGGLPVDVAETIAMFAATASTGLNGNVVRVCGQSLLGA, from the coding sequence ATGACTGACCAATATCAAACTTTCGCAAAATCTCCCATTGGTAAATTTGTCATTAAAAATTTGGGTCTGCCATCACCAACTTCGCTAGATCGTTTTGATTCAGCTACACCTGTAGTAAAAGGTGCGGTGTTACTCGGTGCAGCTCCTACAAGTTCATTAACTGCTGCGATTTCGCAAGTGCTTTCCAATGTTCATGCCAATAGCTATGCAGGTAACAATGCAGAATTACAACAAGCAGCTGCTCAAGCAGGTCTAAACCTAAGCGCTTTTAATTCAGGTGACAAAGAATCTAAGTTTAAAGTGGTGATTTTCGATGCATCAGGCATCCAAGACTCTGAGCAATTAAAATCACTTTATGAATTCTTCAATCCGATTGCGCGTCAAATTCAAGCATCTGGTCGCGTGGTTGTTGTAGGAACAACCCCTGAATCGGCAAAAACAGTGAAACAAGCGATTGCACAACGTGCGCTAGAAGGCTTTGTGAAATCTGTTGGTAAAGAATTTAAAAAGGGCATTGCTGCAAACCTGATTTATGTCGATGCTGGTGCTGAAGCAAACTTAGAATCTGCTCTACGTTTTTCGATTTCACCACGTTCTGCTTATGTATCTGGTCAAGTGATTCGTGTCTCTAAAGCGGATACTGTTGATGTAGATTGGACAAAACCGCTTGCAGGTAAAACCGCTGTGGTGACAGGTGCAAGCCGTGGTATCGGTGAAGCCATTGCTCATATTTTGGCGCGTGATGGTGCGCATGTGATTTGCCTAGATGTTCCGCAACAACAAGCGGATTTAGATCGTGTCGCAAGCGAAATTGGCGGTTCAACCCTCGGTATTGATATTACTGCTGCAGATGCCGGTCAAAAAATTAAGGAAGCAGCCGCGGCGAAAGGTGGTTTAGATATTATCGTTCACAATGCTGGTATTACCCGTGACAAAACTTTGGCAAACATGAAGCCTGAGCTTTGGGATCTAGTGATTAACATTAACTTATCAGCCATTGAGCGCGTGAATGACTACTTGTTATCGAACGATGGTCTCAATGCGAATGGTCGTATTGTGTGTGTATCTTCAATTTCAGGTATTGCGGGTAATTTAGGTCAAACCAACTATGCTGCGTCTAAAGCAGGTGTGATTGGTATTGTGAAATTTACTGCGCCAACACTGAAAAATGGCATCACGATTAATGCTGTAGCACCTGGTTTCATCGAAACACAAATGACGGCTGCAATCCCATTTGCGATTCGTGAAGCTGGCCGCCGTATGAACTCGATGAGTCAAGGTGGTTTACCTGTCGATGTTGCTGAAACGATTGCAATGTTTGCTGCGACTGCATCAACAGGTTTGAACGGTAACGTGGTTCGCGTTTGTGGTCAAAGCTTACTCGGGGCTTAA